Proteins encoded together in one Pseudopipra pipra isolate bDixPip1 chromosome 23, bDixPip1.hap1, whole genome shotgun sequence window:
- the PANX3 gene encoding pannexin-3 isoform X2, producing MSLSHTAAEYMLSDALLPDPGSSRAKGLRLELPSDRLLKFVTVGLPLCLVSLAFAREFSAGSQISCFSPTNFTGKQSAYADTACWDSLIHHGFDAEGHAVTKSLWALKVFPYSLLVVAVLMYLPYLLWRYAATPALHSDLLFIIDELDKSYNRSVRLVQHMRKVQQASAEPEQFWEEYERARRERYFEFPLLERYLTCKQHAHALTFIYILRNLLLLLFLAATCLYLVFLHLNIFFQDEFSCSIKTGLLQAEPHIPPLIPCKLVFFSIFQLISLSIGSVYILLIPVVIYNALQLCQWDKGLLSVYEMLPAFDLLSRRMLTCPLNDLNVILLFLRANISELTSFGRLNAVSALRETTANKEDIDTVIDFMTLLAGLETTKPKHHACTPEAEGGTALSNGTALGPKPGVETMGKPSRDSLGSA from the exons ATGTCCCTCTCGCACACGGCTGCCGAGTACATGCTCTCCGACGCTCTGCTCCCGGATCCCGGCAGTTCCCGAGCCAAGGGCCTGCGGCTGGAGCTGCCGAGCGATCGCCTGCTGAAGTTTGTCACTGTGGGGCTGCCCCTCTGCCTTGTCTCGCTGGCTTTTGCCCGGGAGTTCTCTGCCG GCTCCCAGATCAGCTGCTTCTCTCCCACCAACTTCACGGGGAAGCAGTCTGCCTACGCCGACACGGCTTGCTGGGACTCCCTCATCCACCACGGCTTCGACGCCGAGGGACACGCTGTCACCAAGTCCCTCTGGGCTCTCAAG GTCTTCCCCTACTCGCTGCTGGTGGTGGCGGTGCTGATGTACCTGCCGTACCTGCTGTGGCGTTACGCCGCCACCCCCGCCCTGCACTCCGACCTGCTCTTCATCATCGACGAGCTGGATAAATCCTACAACCGCTCGGTGCGCCTGGTGCAGCACATGAGGAAGGTCCAGCAGGCCAGTGCTGAGCCAGAGCAATTCTGGGAGGAGTACGAGAG GGCCCGCCGGGAGAGGTATTTTGAGTTCCCATTGCTGGAGCGGTACCTGACCTGCAAGCAGCACGCCCACGCCCTGACGTTCATCTACATCCTAaggaacctgctgctgctcctgttccTGGCTGCCACCTGCCTCTACCTGGTTTTCCTCCACCTCAACATCTTCTTCCAGGATGAGTTCAGCTGCTCCATCAAAAcagggctgctccaggcagAGCCCCACATCCCCCCACTCATCCCCTGCAAGTTGGTCTTCTTCTCCATCTTCCAGCTCATCAGCCTCTCAATCGGCAGCGTCTACATCCTCCTTATCCCCGTCGTCATCTACAAcgccctgcagctctgccagtggGACAAGGGGCTGCTCTCCGTCTACGAGATGCTGCCTGCCTTCGACCTGCTCAGCCGCAGGATGCTCACCTGCCCCCTCAACGACCTCAACgtcatcctcctcttcctccgcGCCAACATCTCCGAGCTGACCTCCTTCGGCCGCCTCAACGCCGTCAGCGCCCTGAGGGAAACCACGGCCAACAAGGAGGACATCGACACCGTCATCGATTTCATGACGCTGCTGGCCGGGCTGGAGACCACCAAGCCCAAGCACCACGCTTGCACCCCCGAGGCTGAGGGTGGTACAGCTCTCTCCAATGGCACGGCCCTAG GACCGAAGCCTGGAGTGGAAACAATGGGAAAACCCTCCCGGGACTCACTCGGCTCTGCCTga
- the PANX3 gene encoding pannexin-3 isoform X1, whose amino-acid sequence MAKSGLGQHSAASPGDLVLLQSGWSLIPGTVYTPLCTKSLCLGRDGKVLTGNTAVRKSSSKMTMKKVFFNSKRCLRCNHPPGCGVLLHPPWLRFTLLLLLLLTPGSQISCFSPTNFTGKQSAYADTACWDSLIHHGFDAEGHAVTKSLWALKVFPYSLLVVAVLMYLPYLLWRYAATPALHSDLLFIIDELDKSYNRSVRLVQHMRKVQQASAEPEQFWEEYERARRERYFEFPLLERYLTCKQHAHALTFIYILRNLLLLLFLAATCLYLVFLHLNIFFQDEFSCSIKTGLLQAEPHIPPLIPCKLVFFSIFQLISLSIGSVYILLIPVVIYNALQLCQWDKGLLSVYEMLPAFDLLSRRMLTCPLNDLNVILLFLRANISELTSFGRLNAVSALRETTANKEDIDTVIDFMTLLAGLETTKPKHHACTPEAEGGTALSNGTALGPKPGVETMGKPSRDSLGSA is encoded by the exons ATGGCTAAATCTGGCCTCGGCCAACATTCTGCTGCTTCCCCCGGGGATTTGGTTTTACTCCAGTCTGGCTGGTCTCTAATTCCCGGCACTGTGTACACACCACTGTGCACAAAGAGTTTGTGTTTGGGAAGAGATGGAAAAGTCCTTACCGGGAACACAGCagtgaggaaaagcagctccaaaaTGACCatgaaaaaggttttttttaattcaaagcgATGCCTTAGATGTAATCACCCTCCTGGCTGTGGAGTGCTCCTCCACCCTCCATGGCTGAGGTtcactctcctcctcctcctcctcctcaccccagGCTCCCAGATCAGCTGCTTCTCTCCCACCAACTTCACGGGGAAGCAGTCTGCCTACGCCGACACGGCTTGCTGGGACTCCCTCATCCACCACGGCTTCGACGCCGAGGGACACGCTGTCACCAAGTCCCTCTGGGCTCTCAAG GTCTTCCCCTACTCGCTGCTGGTGGTGGCGGTGCTGATGTACCTGCCGTACCTGCTGTGGCGTTACGCCGCCACCCCCGCCCTGCACTCCGACCTGCTCTTCATCATCGACGAGCTGGATAAATCCTACAACCGCTCGGTGCGCCTGGTGCAGCACATGAGGAAGGTCCAGCAGGCCAGTGCTGAGCCAGAGCAATTCTGGGAGGAGTACGAGAG GGCCCGCCGGGAGAGGTATTTTGAGTTCCCATTGCTGGAGCGGTACCTGACCTGCAAGCAGCACGCCCACGCCCTGACGTTCATCTACATCCTAaggaacctgctgctgctcctgttccTGGCTGCCACCTGCCTCTACCTGGTTTTCCTCCACCTCAACATCTTCTTCCAGGATGAGTTCAGCTGCTCCATCAAAAcagggctgctccaggcagAGCCCCACATCCCCCCACTCATCCCCTGCAAGTTGGTCTTCTTCTCCATCTTCCAGCTCATCAGCCTCTCAATCGGCAGCGTCTACATCCTCCTTATCCCCGTCGTCATCTACAAcgccctgcagctctgccagtggGACAAGGGGCTGCTCTCCGTCTACGAGATGCTGCCTGCCTTCGACCTGCTCAGCCGCAGGATGCTCACCTGCCCCCTCAACGACCTCAACgtcatcctcctcttcctccgcGCCAACATCTCCGAGCTGACCTCCTTCGGCCGCCTCAACGCCGTCAGCGCCCTGAGGGAAACCACGGCCAACAAGGAGGACATCGACACCGTCATCGATTTCATGACGCTGCTGGCCGGGCTGGAGACCACCAAGCCCAAGCACCACGCTTGCACCCCCGAGGCTGAGGGTGGTACAGCTCTCTCCAATGGCACGGCCCTAG GACCGAAGCCTGGAGTGGAAACAATGGGAAAACCCTCCCGGGACTCACTCGGCTCTGCCTga
- the SIAE gene encoding sialate O-acetylesterase isoform X1, whose translation MAAWALLALLALLAQAPAAAGGMLSFASYYGDHMVLQREPAGAVVWGHGEPGAVVTVTLSGAEGLVITKKTAQVKGPSGTWTTVLDPMDQGGPYALTAEQGSENVTLRDIYFGDVWLCSGQSNMAMTVLQVANASQELAAAARYPHVRIFAAAPARSDVELEDLEGIALPWSIPTAENLGHGNFTYFSAVCWLLGRSLYEALGSPVGLVEAAWGGTPIEAWSSRQALQACGLPEDTGSTSPHWHLSGPQTPSVLWNAMIHPLLNMTLRGIAWYQGEANAFLHTDRYNCTFPALIADWRRAFHAGSAGQTEPLLPFGFVQLSTYRRESPDDSFARLRWHQTGDLGVVPNARMPGTFMAVAMDLGDEHSPYGSIHPRDKQNVAHRLLLGARAVAYGDKDLVFQGPYPTRAVLEVTRGLLNVTYSQELICRQRDARSFEVCCSSQASPCRWLPAPVVAVGSRTVTLALGGCGTLVLGLRYAWAEWPCEYQSCPLYNPQGLPAPPFLLDTLPTGSTDGGRELLLLPGSGFS comes from the exons ATGGCGGCGTGGGCGCTGCTGGcgctgctggctctgctggctcAGGCTCCGGCGGCAGCAG GGGGGATGCTCAGCTTTGCCTCCTACTACGGCGACCACATGGTGCTGCAGAGGGAGCCGGCGGGGGCCGTGGTGTGGGGCCACGGGGAGCCGGGGGCTGTGGTGACCGTGACTCTCTCGGGGGCTGAGGGCCTCGTCATCACGAAGAAAACAGCACAGGTTAAAG GACCTTCTGGGACATGGACAACTGTCCTGGACCCGATGGATCAGGGTGGTCCCTATGCACTGACGGCCGAGCAGGGCTCAGAGAACGTGACACTGCGGGACATCTACTTTGGGGACGTGTGGCTTTGCAGTGGGCAGAGCAACATGGCAATGACAGTCCTGCAG gtgGCCAACGCCAGCCAGGAActcgccgccgccgctcgcTATCCCCACGTCCGCATCTTTGCCGCAGCGCCCGCCCGCTCCGACGTGGAGCTGGAGGACCTGGAGGGGATTGCCTTGCCATGGTCCATCCCCACGGCTG AAAACCTGGGCCACGGGAATTTCACCTACTTCTCGGCTGTGTGCTGGCTGTTGGGGCGCTCCCTGTACGAGGCTCTGGGGTCCCCTGTCGGGCTGGTGGAGGCGGCCTGGGGGGGAACACCCATTGAGGCCTGGTCCTCCCGCCAGGCTCTGCAGGCGTGTGGGCTCCCAGAGGACACGGGGAG CACCTCCCCACACTGGCATCTCTCCGGCCCACAAACACCATCCGTGCTCTGGAACGCCATGATCCACCCGCTGCTCAACATGACCCTGCGGGGCATCGCTTGGTACCAGG GTGAGGCCAACGCCTTCCTGCACACGGACCGGTACAACTGCACCTTCCCCGCGCTCATCGCCGACTGGCGCCGCGCTTTCCACGCCGGATCAGCCGGACAGACGGAGCCACTCCTCCCCTTCGGCTTCGTGCAG CTGTCCACCTACCGCCGTGAGAGCCCCGACGACAGCTTTGCCCGGCTCCGCTGGCACCAAACAGGCGACCTGGGGGTTGTTCCCAATGCCAGGATGCCCGGCACCTTCATGGCCGTAGCCATGGATCTGGGCGATGAGCACTCTCCCTACGGCAG CATCCACCCTCGGGACAAGCAGAACGTGGCACACCGGCTGCTGCTGGGCGCCAGGGCTGTGGCGTACGGGGACAAAGACCTGGTTTTCCAGGGGCCATATCCCACCCGGGCCGTCCTGGAGGTGACCAGGGGGCTGCTGAACGTCACCTACAGCCAGGAGCTCATCTGCCGTCAGAGGGACGCACGGTCATTCGAG gtgtgctgctccagccaggCATCCCCGTGCCGGTGGCTGCCGGCACCGGTGGTGGCCGTGGGGTCCCGCACGGTGACACTGGCCCTGGGTGGCTGTGGGACGCTGGTGCTGGGCCTGCGCTACGCCTGGGCCGAGTGGCCCTGTGAGTACCAGTCCTGCCCCCTCTACAACCCCCAGGGGCTGCCTGCACCCCCCTTCCTGCTGGACACCCTCCCCACAGGCAGCACCGACGGAGGGAgggagctgcttctcctccctgGCTCTGGGTTCTCCTGA
- the SPA17 gene encoding sperm surface protein Sp17 isoform X2 — protein MSVPFSTTIVRVPAGFHNLLEGLVREVLREQPGDVVAFAAQHFQRLLEQREAGAVDPVAWGALLEDHRLTWPPSQEPKEAKDTGAAPGGAEST, from the exons ATGTCCGTCCCCTTCTCCACCACCATCGTGAGGGTGCCCGCCGGCTTCCATAACCTGCTGGAGGGGCTGGTGCGGGAAGTGCTGCGGGAGCAGCCCGGCGACGTGGTGGCCTTTGCAGCTCAGCACTTCCAaaggctgctggagcagagagagg CTGGTGCTGTTGACCCGGTGGCGTGGGGAGCCCTGCTGGAGGACCACCGCCTCACCTGGCCCCCTTCCCAG GAACCAAAGGAGGCCAAGGACACGGGGGCAGCAccagggggagcagagagcacCTAG
- the SPA17 gene encoding sperm surface protein Sp17 isoform X1, whose translation MRRGDRPLAAALPPFLSAPRTPLALGSSPGAARWHRGLRAGVNPRLFCRRESRRAAMSVPFSTTIVRVPAGFHNLLEGLVREVLREQPGDVVAFAAQHFQRLLEQREAGAVDPVAWGALLEDHRLTWPPSQEPKEAKDTGAAPGGAEST comes from the exons ATGCGCAGAGGGGATCGCCCCCTAGCGGCGGCGCTGCCCCCCTTCCTCAGCGCTCCCCGCACCCCCTTGGCCCTGGGTTCGAGTCCCGGCGCTGCCCGGTGGCACCGGGGGCTGCGGGCTGGGGTTAATCCCAGGCTGTTCTGCCGCAGGGAGTCCAGGAGAGCGGCCATGTCCGTCCCCTTCTCCACCACCATCGTGAGGGTGCCCGCCGGCTTCCATAACCTGCTGGAGGGGCTGGTGCGGGAAGTGCTGCGGGAGCAGCCCGGCGACGTGGTGGCCTTTGCAGCTCAGCACTTCCAaaggctgctggagcagagagagg CTGGTGCTGTTGACCCGGTGGCGTGGGGAGCCCTGCTGGAGGACCACCGCCTCACCTGGCCCCCTTCCCAG GAACCAAAGGAGGCCAAGGACACGGGGGCAGCAccagggggagcagagagcacCTAG
- the SIAE gene encoding sialate O-acetylesterase isoform X2, with protein MLSFASYYGDHMVLQREPAGAVVWGHGEPGAVVTVTLSGAEGLVITKKTAQVKGPSGTWTTVLDPMDQGGPYALTAEQGSENVTLRDIYFGDVWLCSGQSNMAMTVLQVANASQELAAAARYPHVRIFAAAPARSDVELEDLEGIALPWSIPTAENLGHGNFTYFSAVCWLLGRSLYEALGSPVGLVEAAWGGTPIEAWSSRQALQACGLPEDTGSTSPHWHLSGPQTPSVLWNAMIHPLLNMTLRGIAWYQGEANAFLHTDRYNCTFPALIADWRRAFHAGSAGQTEPLLPFGFVQLSTYRRESPDDSFARLRWHQTGDLGVVPNARMPGTFMAVAMDLGDEHSPYGSIHPRDKQNVAHRLLLGARAVAYGDKDLVFQGPYPTRAVLEVTRGLLNVTYSQELICRQRDARSFEVCCSSQASPCRWLPAPVVAVGSRTVTLALGGCGTLVLGLRYAWAEWPCEYQSCPLYNPQGLPAPPFLLDTLPTGSTDGGRELLLLPGSGFS; from the exons ATGCTCAGCTTTGCCTCCTACTACGGCGACCACATGGTGCTGCAGAGGGAGCCGGCGGGGGCCGTGGTGTGGGGCCACGGGGAGCCGGGGGCTGTGGTGACCGTGACTCTCTCGGGGGCTGAGGGCCTCGTCATCACGAAGAAAACAGCACAGGTTAAAG GACCTTCTGGGACATGGACAACTGTCCTGGACCCGATGGATCAGGGTGGTCCCTATGCACTGACGGCCGAGCAGGGCTCAGAGAACGTGACACTGCGGGACATCTACTTTGGGGACGTGTGGCTTTGCAGTGGGCAGAGCAACATGGCAATGACAGTCCTGCAG gtgGCCAACGCCAGCCAGGAActcgccgccgccgctcgcTATCCCCACGTCCGCATCTTTGCCGCAGCGCCCGCCCGCTCCGACGTGGAGCTGGAGGACCTGGAGGGGATTGCCTTGCCATGGTCCATCCCCACGGCTG AAAACCTGGGCCACGGGAATTTCACCTACTTCTCGGCTGTGTGCTGGCTGTTGGGGCGCTCCCTGTACGAGGCTCTGGGGTCCCCTGTCGGGCTGGTGGAGGCGGCCTGGGGGGGAACACCCATTGAGGCCTGGTCCTCCCGCCAGGCTCTGCAGGCGTGTGGGCTCCCAGAGGACACGGGGAG CACCTCCCCACACTGGCATCTCTCCGGCCCACAAACACCATCCGTGCTCTGGAACGCCATGATCCACCCGCTGCTCAACATGACCCTGCGGGGCATCGCTTGGTACCAGG GTGAGGCCAACGCCTTCCTGCACACGGACCGGTACAACTGCACCTTCCCCGCGCTCATCGCCGACTGGCGCCGCGCTTTCCACGCCGGATCAGCCGGACAGACGGAGCCACTCCTCCCCTTCGGCTTCGTGCAG CTGTCCACCTACCGCCGTGAGAGCCCCGACGACAGCTTTGCCCGGCTCCGCTGGCACCAAACAGGCGACCTGGGGGTTGTTCCCAATGCCAGGATGCCCGGCACCTTCATGGCCGTAGCCATGGATCTGGGCGATGAGCACTCTCCCTACGGCAG CATCCACCCTCGGGACAAGCAGAACGTGGCACACCGGCTGCTGCTGGGCGCCAGGGCTGTGGCGTACGGGGACAAAGACCTGGTTTTCCAGGGGCCATATCCCACCCGGGCCGTCCTGGAGGTGACCAGGGGGCTGCTGAACGTCACCTACAGCCAGGAGCTCATCTGCCGTCAGAGGGACGCACGGTCATTCGAG gtgtgctgctccagccaggCATCCCCGTGCCGGTGGCTGCCGGCACCGGTGGTGGCCGTGGGGTCCCGCACGGTGACACTGGCCCTGGGTGGCTGTGGGACGCTGGTGCTGGGCCTGCGCTACGCCTGGGCCGAGTGGCCCTGTGAGTACCAGTCCTGCCCCCTCTACAACCCCCAGGGGCTGCCTGCACCCCCCTTCCTGCTGGACACCCTCCCCACAGGCAGCACCGACGGAGGGAgggagctgcttctcctccctgGCTCTGGGTTCTCCTGA